One Channa argus isolate prfri chromosome 15, Channa argus male v1.0, whole genome shotgun sequence DNA segment encodes these proteins:
- the pdap1b gene encoding pdgfa associated protein 1b: protein MPKGGKKGGHKGRMRTYTSPEEIDAQMKAEKERKKQEQEADEAGEGAAPNDTAEEEKLPGSGSEDSDDENYQRRRAGVEGLIEIENPNRAAQKAKKVTQIELDEPKQLSRREREEIEKQKAKERYMKMHLAGKTDQAKADLARLAIIRKQREEAAKKKEEEKKAKEAAAAATRGINSLSLK, encoded by the exons ATGCCTAAAGGAG GTAAGAAAGGTGGCCACAAGGGTCGCATGCGGACGTACACCAGTCCTGAGGAGATAGATGCCCAGATGAAGGcagagaaggagaggaaaaag CAAGAGCAGGAAGCGGATGAAGCGGGGGAGGGTGCGGCTCCGAACGacacagcagaggaggagaagctaCCAGGATCAGGGTCAGAAGACAGTGATGATGAAAATTACCAG AGGAGGAGAGCGGGTGTGGAGGGCTTAATAGAAATTGAGAACCCGAACAGAGCAGCTCAGAAGGCGAAGAAGGTGACACAGATTGAACTGGATGAGCCCAAACAGTTATCCAGGAGAGAAAG AGAGGAGATTGAGAAGCAGAAAGCAAAGGAACGCTACATGAAGATGCACTTGGCAGGGAAGACGGACCAGGCCAAAGCCGACCTCGCTCGCCTTGCCATCATCAgaaaacagagggaggaggcggcaaaaaagaaagaagaggagaaaaaag caaaagaagcagcagcagcagcaacccGAGGAATAAACTCCCTCTCTCTGAAATGA
- the shmt1 gene encoding serine hydroxymethyltransferase, cytosolic isoform X2, with the protein MSLTNGQSVSKETWDSHNKMMLEPLAINDSEVFSIIKKEKHRQTYGLELIASENFASRAVLEALGSCMNNKYSEGYPGQRYYGGTEHIDELERLCQKRALEVYGLDPEKWGVNVQPYSGSPANFAVYTAVVEPHGRIMGLDLPDGGHLTHGFMTEKKKISATSIFFESMPYKVNPETGYIDYDRLQENARLFHPKLIIAGTSCYSRNLDYGRMKQIANENGAYLMGDMAHISGLVAAGVVPSPFEHCDIVSTTTHKTLRGCRAGIIFYRKGVRSVDAKGKGTLYNLESLINQAVFPGLQGGPHNHAIAGVAVALKQAMTPEFKAYQMQVLANCKALSSSLIDHGYKIVTGGSDNHLILLDLRSKGTDGGRAEKVLEACAIACNKNTCPGDKSALRPSGLRFGSPALTSRGLVQDDFRKVAEFIHRGIELTLEIQRSLDPKATLKEFIQALSKEEKFQQRVAEIRAEVEAFAGQFPMPGLPEL; encoded by the exons ATGTCTTTGACAAATGGCCAAAGTGTGAGCAAAGAAACATGGGACTCGCACAATAAGATGATGTTGGAGCCTTTGGCCATCAACGACTCTGAG GTGTTTTCTATCattaaaaaagagaagcacAGGCAGACGTACGGTCTCGAGCTGATAGCGTCAGAGAACTTTGCCAGCAGAGCTGTTCTCGAGGCTCTGGGTTCCTGTATGAACAACAAATACTCTGAGGGTTATCCTGGTCAGAG GTACTATGGTGGTACGGAGCATATTGACGAGCTGGAGAGACTGTGTCAGAAGAGGGCGCTGGAGGTTTATGGTCTGGACCCAGAGAAATGGGGCGTCAATGTGCAGCCATACTCGG GTTCTCCTGCTAACTTTGCTGTCTACACCGCTGTTGTGGAGCCCCACGGCAGAATCATGGGGCTGGACCTACCCGATGGAGGTCACCTCACACACGGCTTCATGactgagaagaagaaaatcTCGGCGACCTCCATCTTCTTTGAGTCCATGCCCTATAAG GTGAATCCAGAAACTGGCTACATAGACTATGACAGACTGCAAGAAAATGCTCGACTGTTCCACCCCAAACTCATCATTGCAG gaaCAAGCTGCTATTCTCGCAACCTTGACTATGGCCGCATGAAGCAGATTGCTAATGAGAACGGTGCATATCTGATGGGTGACATGGCTCACATCAGTGGGCTGGTGGCTGCTGGAGTCGTTCCCTCACCGTTTGAGCATTGTGATATTGTTTCCACGACGACACACAAGACACTGCGCGGTTGCCGTGCCGGAATCATCTTCTACAGGAAAG GTGTTCGCAGTGTGGATGCCAAGGGGAAAGGGACTCTTTACAACCTGGAGTCTTTGATTAATCAGGCTGTGTTTCCTGGGCTGCAGGGAGGACCACACAACCATGCTATTGCAG GTGTTGCTGTAGCTCTCAAACAAGCCATGACGCCGGAGTTTAAGGCCTACCAGATGCAGGTTCTTGCTAACTGCAAAGCTCTCTCAAGCAGCCTGATTGACCACGGATACAAGATTGTGACAG GCGGCTCGGACAACCACCTGATCCTGCTGGACCTGCGCAGCAAAGGAACGGATGGAGGACGAGCCGAGAAGGTTCTGGAAGCCTGTGCAATTGCTTGTAATAAGAACACCTGCCCAG GGGATAAAAGTGCGTTGCGCCCTAGTGGTCTGAGGTTCGGCTCTCCGGCTCTGACCTCTAGAGGCTTGGTGCAGGATGACTTCAGGAAGGTGGCTGAGTTCATTCACAGAG GTATCGAGCTGACCTTGGAAATCCAGAGAAGCCTGGATCCCAAGGCCACTCTGAAGGAGTTTATCCAGGCTCTGTCCAAGGAAGAAAAGTTCCAGCAGCGGGTAGCAGAGATCAGGGCTGAGGTGGAGGCTTTTGCGGGTCAGTTTCCCATGCCGGGCCTACCTGAGCTATAG
- the shmt1 gene encoding serine hydroxymethyltransferase, cytosolic isoform X1, with protein MIGGNFRGLRTGFFFNSLIKLFTLTAAGVSALVSSAFCSVLCVTRESTTMSLTNGQSVSKETWDSHNKMMLEPLAINDSEVFSIIKKEKHRQTYGLELIASENFASRAVLEALGSCMNNKYSEGYPGQRYYGGTEHIDELERLCQKRALEVYGLDPEKWGVNVQPYSGSPANFAVYTAVVEPHGRIMGLDLPDGGHLTHGFMTEKKKISATSIFFESMPYKVNPETGYIDYDRLQENARLFHPKLIIAGTSCYSRNLDYGRMKQIANENGAYLMGDMAHISGLVAAGVVPSPFEHCDIVSTTTHKTLRGCRAGIIFYRKGVRSVDAKGKGTLYNLESLINQAVFPGLQGGPHNHAIAGVAVALKQAMTPEFKAYQMQVLANCKALSSSLIDHGYKIVTGGSDNHLILLDLRSKGTDGGRAEKVLEACAIACNKNTCPGDKSALRPSGLRFGSPALTSRGLVQDDFRKVAEFIHRGIELTLEIQRSLDPKATLKEFIQALSKEEKFQQRVAEIRAEVEAFAGQFPMPGLPEL; from the exons ATGATTGGTGGAAACTTTCGCGGACTGagaacaggatttttttttaattctttaataaaGTTGTTCACCCTGACAGCGGCGGGAGTCTCTGCTCTG GTCAGCTCAGCCTTCTG ttCTGTGCTTTGTGTAACCAGAGAATCAACAACCATGTCTTTGACAAATGGCCAAAGTGTGAGCAAAGAAACATGGGACTCGCACAATAAGATGATGTTGGAGCCTTTGGCCATCAACGACTCTGAG GTGTTTTCTATCattaaaaaagagaagcacAGGCAGACGTACGGTCTCGAGCTGATAGCGTCAGAGAACTTTGCCAGCAGAGCTGTTCTCGAGGCTCTGGGTTCCTGTATGAACAACAAATACTCTGAGGGTTATCCTGGTCAGAG GTACTATGGTGGTACGGAGCATATTGACGAGCTGGAGAGACTGTGTCAGAAGAGGGCGCTGGAGGTTTATGGTCTGGACCCAGAGAAATGGGGCGTCAATGTGCAGCCATACTCGG GTTCTCCTGCTAACTTTGCTGTCTACACCGCTGTTGTGGAGCCCCACGGCAGAATCATGGGGCTGGACCTACCCGATGGAGGTCACCTCACACACGGCTTCATGactgagaagaagaaaatcTCGGCGACCTCCATCTTCTTTGAGTCCATGCCCTATAAG GTGAATCCAGAAACTGGCTACATAGACTATGACAGACTGCAAGAAAATGCTCGACTGTTCCACCCCAAACTCATCATTGCAG gaaCAAGCTGCTATTCTCGCAACCTTGACTATGGCCGCATGAAGCAGATTGCTAATGAGAACGGTGCATATCTGATGGGTGACATGGCTCACATCAGTGGGCTGGTGGCTGCTGGAGTCGTTCCCTCACCGTTTGAGCATTGTGATATTGTTTCCACGACGACACACAAGACACTGCGCGGTTGCCGTGCCGGAATCATCTTCTACAGGAAAG GTGTTCGCAGTGTGGATGCCAAGGGGAAAGGGACTCTTTACAACCTGGAGTCTTTGATTAATCAGGCTGTGTTTCCTGGGCTGCAGGGAGGACCACACAACCATGCTATTGCAG GTGTTGCTGTAGCTCTCAAACAAGCCATGACGCCGGAGTTTAAGGCCTACCAGATGCAGGTTCTTGCTAACTGCAAAGCTCTCTCAAGCAGCCTGATTGACCACGGATACAAGATTGTGACAG GCGGCTCGGACAACCACCTGATCCTGCTGGACCTGCGCAGCAAAGGAACGGATGGAGGACGAGCCGAGAAGGTTCTGGAAGCCTGTGCAATTGCTTGTAATAAGAACACCTGCCCAG GGGATAAAAGTGCGTTGCGCCCTAGTGGTCTGAGGTTCGGCTCTCCGGCTCTGACCTCTAGAGGCTTGGTGCAGGATGACTTCAGGAAGGTGGCTGAGTTCATTCACAGAG GTATCGAGCTGACCTTGGAAATCCAGAGAAGCCTGGATCCCAAGGCCACTCTGAAGGAGTTTATCCAGGCTCTGTCCAAGGAAGAAAAGTTCCAGCAGCGGGTAGCAGAGATCAGGGCTGAGGTGGAGGCTTTTGCGGGTCAGTTTCCCATGCCGGGCCTACCTGAGCTATAG
- the bud31 gene encoding protein BUD31 homolog, whose product MPKVKRSRKPPPDGWELIEPTLDELDQKMREAETEPHEGKRKVESLWPIFRLHHQRSRYIFDLFYKRKAISRELYEYCIKEGYADKNLIAKWKKQGYENLCCLRCIQTRDTNFGTNCICRVPKSKLEVGRIIECTHCGCRGCSG is encoded by the exons ATGCCCAAAGTAAAGAGAAGTCGGAAGCCACCCCCAGACGGCTGGGAACTTATTGAGCCCACATTGGACGAGCTGGATCAGAAAATGAGAGAAG CTGAAACGGAACCTCACGAGGGGAAGCGGAAGGTGGAGTCCCTTTGGCCAATTTTCAGACTGCATCATCAGCGAAGCCGTTATATCTTTGACCTCTTCTACAAAAGGAAAGCCATCAGCAGAG AACTGTATGAGTACTGCATAAAGGAAGGCTATGCAGACAAGAACCTGATAGCTAAGTGGAAGAAGCAAGGCTACGAGAACCTGTGCTGCTTGCGCTGCATCCAAACACGAGACACCAATTTTGGAACCAACTGCATCTGCAGAGTCCCCAAGAGCAAGCTAGAAGTT GGAAGGATCATTGAATGCACCCACTGTGGATGCAGGGGTTGTTCTGGATAA